In Nymphalis io chromosome 13, ilAglIoxx1.1, whole genome shotgun sequence, one genomic interval encodes:
- the LOC126772796 gene encoding angiotensin-converting enzyme-like: MRPNFFLLCICFYALLSSGTSSGDDRRWLVSLVDLVEFDYQDQCDQRATAAWEELLGSSKGLSMKLERDKAFGIFARKQKTDVESAFTAHALSADDDTLRRRVKLLLQPGDALLDTQQWIRLVTFADNALNRIRMSTDYDCGANTTCSLRELHNNLAREQDEQVLRQMKLSWESHLPELHDYLENILPLLRNASKENHYELVEEYWDGLCEYEGALLAARELWQHIRPLYQKLHKYTALKLRGPSTVGEPLPIHLLQSLTGEDWSNLIEKLLPKHPDIYQKVHANLQLKDIGGLKAFKEANNLLNQLNLGEIPPEIFSESAFNGTCPTTVVDWCQPNKVRFITCKDVSIQNYMDAHEAAMKIRYKLITALHSNNTYILREAPRYSAIYEAVPGFVSLLSLNPHTLDRAGLYPLERFSYNTNHHRLVLQLIIALRDLPKLNYYIAADTWRLDVLMGKIPYAKIEDSWRDFRKNFSMIETSNVDIIGDPYILLNKPYVGKFLGLILKYQIYQSFAEELISDDSDLVKHVAENNQRLIDVMMQGFVSTWPEMVSDLLAKRENGLEYTGITDYFRLLDEYLDNQLDPTSDNMIEDYVDPPVEVEPQEKDIPEKNEIPIEQNNEKDKTHDDIHENIIETDDDTNSKYETSTVGVLEIKNPVAVGDQNEIENPKEASYNVYWWIGVAVAIAVVVILVAIIARKRRSHKKQVERQRRQNTRA; the protein is encoded by the exons TTGGAGCGAGATAAGGCGTTCGGTATATTCGCGCGTAAGCAAAAAACAGACGTGGAAAGTGCGTTCACGGCGCATGCGTTATCCGCTGATGATGACACGTTGCGTCGACGTGTGAAACTGCTATTGCAACCGGGTGACGCACTGCTGGACACGCAGCAATGGATACGG TTGGTGACATTTGCCGATAATGCGCTCAATCGAATTCGCATGTCGACCGATTATGACTGTGGAGCCAACACCACATGCAGTTTAAgag AATTACATAACAATCTGGCGAGAGAGCAAGATGAACAGGTTTTACGACAAATGAAACTATCATGGGAGAGCCACCTGCCTGAACTACatgattatttagaaaatattttacctttgCTGAGAAATGCATCGAAAGAGAATC ACTACGAACTGGTTGAGGAATACTGGGACGGACTATGCGAGTATGAAGGGGCGTTGTTAGCAGCCCGAGAACTTTGGCAACATATTCGTCCACTGTATCAAAAGCTACACAAATATACTGCGTTAAAACTTCGCGGGCCATCAACAGTCGGCGAGCCACTGCCTATTCATTTGCTCC AATCTCTTACGGGAGAAGACTGGTCGAACCTAATCGAAAAGCTGCTGCCCAAGCATCCGGATATATATCAAAAAGTCCACGCAAATTTGCAATTGAAG GATATTGGTGGATTAAAAGCCTTCAAGGAAGCCAACAATCTATTAAATCAACTAAATTTAGGAGAAATTCCACCAGAAATATTTTCCGAATCCGCTTTCAACGGAACATGTCCTACAACGGTAGTAGACTGGTGCCAGCCGAACAAAGTTAGATTTATTACATGCAAAGATGTAAGCATTCAGAATTACATGGACGCCCACGAAGCAGCAATGAAAATTAGATACAAACTTATCACTGCTTTACACAGTAATAACACGTATATTTTAAGAGAAGCACCTCGTTACTCAG CTATATATGAAGCTGTCCCTGGATTTGTGTCTCTGCTATCATTGAATCCTCATACATTAGACAGAGCAGGATTATATCCACTGGAAAGGTTCAGCTATAACACCAATCATCATCGACTCGTCTTACAACTCATAATAGCCTTAAGAGATTTGCCCAA ATTGAACTATTATATAGCTGCTGATACATGGAGATTGGACGTGTTAATGGGCAAAATTCCTTATGCTAAAATTGAGGACAGTTGGAGAGATTTTAGGAAGAATTTTTCTATGATTGAAACGTCAAATGTTGACATTATCGGAGatccttatattttattaaataaaccatATGTAGG aaAATTCTTAGGACTTATATTGAAGTATCAAATTTATCAGTCTTTTGCCGAGGAACTTATATCAGATGACTCTGATTTGGTCAAACACGTTGCTGAAAATAATCAACGTTTAAT CGACGTAATGATGCAGGGTTTCGTTTCCACATGGCCAGAAATGGTCAGTGATTTATTAGCGAAACGAGAAAACGGATTAGAGTATACTGGAATTACTGATTATTTTAGGCTTTTAGACGAGTATTTAGATAATCAATTAGATCCAACTAGCGATAACATGATTGAGGATTACGTTGATCCACCAGTCGAAGTCGAACCACAGGAAAAAGATATACcagaaaaaaatgaaataccaATCgaacaaaacaatgaaaaagATAAAACCCACGACGACATTCACGAGAACATAATCGAAACTGATGACGACACGAATTCGAAATACGAAACTTCGACAGTTGGTGTTCTAGAAATTAAAAACCCCGTAGCTGTTGGTGATCAAAACGAAATAGAAAATCCTAAAGAAGCTTCGTACAACGTGTACTGGTGGATAGGTGTCGCGGTCGCAATTGCTGTTGTCGTGATACTAGTAGCGATAATAGCAAGGAAACGACGTAGTCACAAAAAGCAGGTAGAGAGACAGAGAAGACAAAACACCCGCGCTTGA